A region from the Mucilaginibacter sp. CSA2-8R genome encodes:
- a CDS encoding S9 family peptidase, whose product MNMKFCQRVLVVLFSAGTMLIQSPVKAQGLQWAADGYHYYRAVNGEIAELDIRDAAKKNVLVDRAALTPAGKSAIAVRRFFFSDDRQKVLINTNTRRVWRQDTRGDYWVYDIKTKALTQLGKGKPEASLMFAKISPDGTKAAYVSGHNIYVEDLASGAIKPLTTDGTARMINGTFDWAYEEEFDCRDGFRWSPDSRNVAYWQIDATKIRNYLMLNTTDSAYSFTVPVEYPVSGTDPSSCKIKVVNVNDSKTINVNVPGDAIQHYIPRMEWAGNGNELVLQQLNRAQNESKIYICNISSNASRIIYQEADKAWIDAKNDPIGWDWIEKGKKFIWLSEKDGWRHAYSIDRFGQTKLLTKGNYDVVDINLIDETNGFIYFMASPENATQRYLYRVKLSGGPLQRVSPANQPGTHRYDIAPNGLVAIHSFNNSYTAPATETISLPAHQPLNGQPTTIKVDPSAVKNRPEFFTVKTEDGVSMDGWMMKPANFDPSKKYPIVFYVYGEPASQTAADTYGAGYNREYAGNMMNDGYIYVSMDNRGSPVPKGREWRKSIYRNIGILNVRDQAMAAKELFKRNAFIDTSRVAVWGWSGGGSSTLNLMFQYPEIYKTGIAVAAVGNQLTYDNIYQERYMGVPIDEESRSYFIKGSPVTYAKNLRGNLLYVHGTGDDNVHYNNAEQLINQLVKYNKMFQLMSYPNRSHGIYEGEGTSQHLQATYTKFLREHCPPGAR is encoded by the coding sequence ATGAACATGAAATTTTGCCAACGGGTTTTGGTTGTTTTGTTTTCGGCAGGTACCATGCTGATACAAAGCCCCGTAAAGGCACAAGGCTTGCAGTGGGCCGCTGATGGTTACCACTATTACCGGGCAGTTAACGGAGAAATTGCCGAACTCGACATCCGCGATGCGGCCAAAAAAAATGTACTGGTTGACCGTGCTGCGCTAACACCGGCAGGCAAGTCGGCTATTGCCGTAAGGCGCTTCTTTTTTTCGGACGACAGGCAAAAGGTGCTGATTAACACCAATACCCGCCGCGTTTGGCGCCAGGATACCCGGGGAGATTACTGGGTGTACGACATCAAAACCAAAGCATTGACCCAGTTAGGTAAAGGCAAGCCCGAAGCATCGCTGATGTTTGCCAAAATATCGCCCGATGGTACCAAGGCTGCTTATGTAAGCGGGCACAATATTTATGTAGAAGACCTGGCCAGCGGTGCCATTAAACCTTTAACTACCGATGGCACAGCCCGGATGATTAACGGTACCTTTGACTGGGCCTACGAAGAAGAATTTGATTGCCGCGACGGTTTCCGATGGTCGCCGGATAGCCGCAATGTGGCTTACTGGCAAATTGATGCCACCAAGATCAGGAATTACCTGATGCTGAACACTACCGATTCGGCTTACTCGTTTACGGTGCCGGTAGAGTACCCGGTATCTGGTACCGACCCAAGCTCGTGCAAAATTAAAGTAGTGAACGTAAACGATAGTAAAACCATCAACGTAAATGTACCGGGTGATGCCATACAGCACTATATTCCGCGGATGGAGTGGGCCGGCAACGGTAACGAGCTGGTGCTGCAGCAACTGAACCGCGCACAAAACGAAAGCAAAATTTACATCTGTAATATATCAAGCAATGCCTCGCGAATAATTTACCAGGAGGCCGACAAAGCCTGGATTGATGCCAAAAACGACCCAATAGGCTGGGACTGGATTGAGAAAGGTAAAAAGTTTATCTGGCTGAGCGAAAAAGACGGCTGGCGCCATGCCTACAGCATTGATCGCTTTGGCCAAACCAAACTGTTAACCAAAGGCAACTATGATGTGGTAGACATTAACCTGATTGACGAAACCAACGGTTTTATCTACTTTATGGCATCGCCCGAAAATGCTACCCAGCGTTACCTGTACCGGGTAAAACTAAGCGGTGGCCCTTTGCAGCGTGTATCGCCGGCTAACCAGCCGGGCACCCACCGTTATGATATTGCGCCTAACGGTTTAGTGGCTATCCACTCGTTTAACAATAGCTACACTGCACCAGCCACCGAAACCATCAGTTTGCCTGCGCACCAGCCGCTTAATGGGCAACCTACCACGATTAAAGTCGACCCATCGGCCGTGAAAAATAGGCCGGAGTTTTTTACCGTGAAGACCGAGGATGGCGTAAGCATGGACGGCTGGATGATGAAACCTGCCAACTTTGACCCCTCTAAAAAATACCCTATTGTATTTTACGTATACGGCGAACCGGCTTCGCAAACTGCTGCTGATACGTATGGTGCAGGTTATAACCGCGAATATGCCGGCAACATGATGAACGATGGGTACATTTATGTATCGATGGATAACCGCGGGTCGCCGGTGCCTAAGGGCCGCGAGTGGCGCAAGTCTATTTACCGCAACATTGGTATCCTGAATGTGCGCGACCAGGCCATGGCTGCTAAAGAATTGTTTAAGCGTAATGCCTTTATTGATACCTCGCGCGTGGCCGTTTGGGGCTGGAGCGGTGGCGGCTCATCAACCCTTAACCTGATGTTCCAATACCCGGAGATTTATAAAACCGGTATTGCCGTTGCTGCCGTAGGTAACCAGTTAACTTACGACAATATTTACCAGGAGCGCTACATGGGCGTACCTATTGACGAAGAAAGCCGCTCGTACTTCATCAAAGGATCGCCGGTTACGTACGCTAAAAACCTGCGTGGCAACCTGCTGTACGTACACGGTACCGGCGACGATAACGTGCACTACAACAACGCCGAGCAGCTGATTAACCAGTTGGTAAAATACAACAAGATGTTCCAGCTGATGTCGTATCCTAACCGTTCGCACGGTATTTACGAAGGCGAAGGCACCAGCCAGCACCTACAGGCCACCTATACCAAATTCCTGCGCGAACACTGCCCTCCAGGCGCCAGATAA
- a CDS encoding aldo/keto reductase: MKTIEKINLGQNGPLVSKLGLGCMRMSSIWGGPTPDETESIATIHEALDNGINFLNTGDFYGAGHNEMLIGRAIKHRRDEAFISVKFGAIFHNGHWLGMDLRPLSIKNFINYSLTRLGIETIDLYQPSRMDGSVPVEDIIGTVADLIKEGKVRHLGVSEITPDQLRQAHAVHPVTALEIGYSLADRQIEHDLLPTAKELGIGVIAFANTAEGLLSGDMKAPLPENSYQSHFPRFQGDNLVKNLEKVEVLKQLAQQKGVTPTQLAIAWVNAQGQHIMPLVSMSRRSRLPENIEAMHLTFTPQELNTLNTTFAPGAIVGGTYLQR, translated from the coding sequence ATGAAAACTATCGAAAAAATTAATTTAGGGCAAAACGGCCCGCTGGTGAGTAAACTGGGGCTGGGCTGTATGCGCATGTCGTCTATCTGGGGCGGACCAACGCCTGATGAAACCGAGAGCATCGCCACCATTCACGAGGCGCTGGATAACGGTATTAACTTTTTAAATACTGGCGACTTTTACGGGGCCGGACACAACGAAATGCTGATTGGCCGGGCCATTAAACACCGCCGTGATGAGGCTTTTATCAGCGTAAAATTCGGCGCTATATTTCATAACGGGCATTGGCTGGGTATGGACTTGCGCCCGCTGTCTATCAAAAACTTTATCAACTACTCGCTTACCCGTTTGGGGATAGAGACCATTGATTTGTATCAGCCCAGCCGCATGGATGGCAGCGTACCGGTCGAGGATATTATTGGCACCGTGGCCGACCTGATTAAAGAAGGCAAGGTGCGCCATTTAGGGGTATCAGAAATTACGCCCGACCAGTTGCGCCAGGCCCATGCCGTACACCCGGTTACCGCGCTCGAAATTGGCTACTCGCTGGCCGACCGCCAGATTGAGCACGATTTGCTACCCACCGCTAAAGAGTTAGGCATCGGCGTAATAGCCTTTGCCAATACCGCCGAAGGTTTGCTGAGCGGCGATATGAAAGCCCCGCTACCCGAAAACAGCTACCAAAGCCATTTTCCGCGCTTTCAGGGTGATAATCTGGTGAAAAACCTGGAAAAAGTAGAGGTGTTAAAGCAGCTGGCGCAGCAAAAAGGCGTAACGCCTACTCAACTGGCTATTGCCTGGGTTAATGCACAAGGCCAGCACATCATGCCGCTGGTAAGCATGAGCCGCCGCAGCCGCCTGCCCGAAAACATCGAGGCCATGCACCTTACCTTTACACCCCAGGAACTGAATACTTTAAACACTACTTTTGCACCGGGCGCCATTGTGGGCGGCACTTATTTACAACGCTAA
- a CDS encoding AraC family transcriptional regulator, with translation MTSPAEILPGVIFYSYLSAERKEKVCFWNHPTLVFQVSGRFTMETVGQTITMTGGDVLLIGKNQAGTLIKTPLPGANYETIVISLQEDLMRKIALEEKIEADRKYIGPPNLLIPVNEFLQGYFQSIVPYARSSGAAMTDEMGILKVKEGVKLLLLAMPALRNFLFDFSEPHKIDLEKFMLRNFHFNLPVEKFAQLTGRSLAGFKRDFQKTFAMAPRQWLQDKRLTEARRLIEHQHRKPTAIYLDLGFESLSHFSHSFKKKFGKAPTEWG, from the coding sequence ATGACCAGTCCAGCAGAGATATTACCGGGGGTGATTTTTTATTCGTACCTCTCGGCCGAACGGAAAGAGAAGGTTTGCTTTTGGAACCACCCCACGCTGGTATTTCAGGTGTCGGGCCGGTTTACCATGGAAACTGTGGGGCAAACCATTACCATGACCGGCGGCGATGTGCTGCTGATTGGCAAAAACCAGGCGGGTACGCTTATTAAAACGCCGCTGCCTGGCGCTAACTACGAAACCATTGTAATATCGCTGCAGGAAGACCTGATGCGTAAAATAGCGCTGGAAGAAAAAATAGAGGCGGACCGCAAGTATATTGGTCCGCCTAATTTGTTGATACCAGTGAACGAGTTTTTGCAGGGGTACTTTCAATCCATTGTGCCTTATGCCCGCAGCTCGGGCGCGGCCATGACCGACGAGATGGGTATTTTGAAGGTGAAAGAAGGGGTGAAGCTGTTACTGTTGGCCATGCCTGCCCTGCGCAACTTTTTGTTCGACTTTTCGGAACCGCATAAAATAGACCTCGAAAAGTTTATGCTGCGCAATTTTCATTTTAACCTGCCGGTCGAAAAGTTTGCCCAGCTTACCGGGCGTAGCCTGGCCGGCTTTAAGCGCGACTTCCAGAAAACGTTTGCCATGGCACCCCGCCAATGGCTGCAGGATAAACGCCTTACCGAAGCCCGCCGCCTCATCGAACACCAGCACCGCAAACCCACCGCCATTTACCTCGATCTCGGCTTCGAAAGCCTCTCGCATTTTTCGCATTCGTTTAAGAAGAAGTTTGGGAAAGCGCCGACGGAGTGGGGGTGA
- a CDS encoding SIR2 family protein encodes MDSILKLIRKEDVAIWIGAGFSMYAGFPSGAQLQTKLMDELSEDEKAQLGSAPSLRQTAGALVALQNGSRNTLNRVLRKEFDRKPEATHLHEMLSRIPHFKQIITTNYDSLIDGSYAHRAVIVRTGRDVPDIEVGLPIIYKPHGDLSNMGGIVITDDDYAKFQTIDLKDAFWSSLLNVFATKTLLFLAYGFEDENVWSWIDVVDRVVGDNRKQRFLVAPNWPELKRKKLEQRKIEYIDMNADSFLNRLDETLKLNLAADLENRTVSQDTFNQYMQLHDFNSVISNEGGEPKLSSLSRPNGLSKQKINFTISDEKIAKQINRLVNEGIGKKVSIPLQSLASLEYFVEDFKMNLGLNNISELVVMTLPNKRSCAIDLPEDDIYIENFNLEIIKISDKKIKIEAEIDTFGFIVKFDFIKNGFEVNLNLKNPKVLPSTNKGIKIFTALAMYYTGRKAIAFVDGVKYDITAEKINVEPTYFKEMLNFFQNLRVLEKAFEIRFEGSVADYSPSVLAHAEHLANIVKNGMHEVALDNPFLLKIKFYESLKQIPPGGTLVFEANKKVTGKLLGKDLDFGDSGIEITDPIISVDPESDKIWIVKSETKKYRIRYDKLTPFKDLKKIQ; translated from the coding sequence TTGGATAGTATTTTAAAGCTAATAAGAAAAGAAGATGTAGCAATTTGGATCGGTGCTGGCTTTTCAATGTATGCAGGATTCCCATCGGGTGCTCAATTACAAACCAAATTAATGGATGAGTTATCTGAGGATGAAAAAGCACAACTCGGCTCTGCTCCTTCATTACGTCAAACGGCAGGCGCTTTAGTTGCTTTGCAAAACGGATCGCGGAATACACTTAATAGAGTATTGCGAAAAGAGTTTGATCGTAAGCCGGAGGCAACTCATTTACATGAAATGTTGAGTCGCATTCCTCACTTTAAGCAAATCATTACAACCAATTATGATTCTTTGATTGATGGTAGCTATGCCCATCGCGCTGTTATAGTCAGAACGGGAAGAGACGTGCCGGATATTGAAGTGGGTTTGCCAATCATTTACAAGCCCCATGGAGATTTGAGTAATATGGGGGGTATCGTCATAACTGATGATGACTATGCTAAATTCCAAACTATAGATTTAAAAGATGCCTTTTGGAGTTCCCTCTTAAATGTTTTTGCAACAAAAACTTTATTGTTCCTTGCTTATGGCTTTGAAGATGAAAACGTCTGGTCTTGGATTGATGTTGTAGATAGGGTTGTTGGCGATAACCGTAAGCAACGCTTTTTGGTTGCACCCAACTGGCCCGAATTGAAGAGGAAAAAATTGGAGCAGCGAAAAATCGAGTATATTGATATGAATGCTGACAGTTTTTTAAATAGACTGGATGAAACATTAAAGCTAAATCTTGCCGCTGATTTAGAAAATAGAACAGTATCTCAAGATACTTTTAATCAGTATATGCAACTTCATGACTTCAACTCCGTCATCAGTAATGAAGGTGGTGAGCCTAAGTTAAGTAGTCTTAGCCGCCCCAACGGATTAAGTAAGCAAAAAATTAATTTTACAATCTCAGATGAGAAAATTGCTAAGCAAATAAATCGATTGGTAAATGAGGGTATTGGCAAAAAGGTGTCAATACCATTACAAAGCCTAGCAAGCCTTGAATATTTTGTAGAAGATTTTAAAATGAATCTTGGCCTTAATAACATTTCGGAGTTAGTTGTAATGACGCTGCCTAACAAAAGAAGCTGTGCTATAGATTTACCTGAAGATGATATCTACATAGAAAATTTCAACTTAGAAATAATCAAAATCAGTGATAAGAAGATTAAGATAGAAGCTGAAATAGATACATTCGGATTTATTGTAAAATTTGATTTTATAAAAAATGGCTTTGAGGTAAATCTTAATTTAAAAAATCCAAAGGTGCTTCCATCCACTAATAAAGGGATTAAGATATTTACAGCGCTGGCTATGTATTATACTGGAAGAAAAGCTATAGCATTCGTTGATGGTGTTAAGTACGATATAACAGCAGAAAAAATAAATGTAGAGCCAACATATTTTAAGGAAATGTTAAACTTCTTCCAAAATTTAAGAGTACTCGAAAAAGCTTTTGAAATACGTTTCGAAGGTTCTGTCGCCGATTATTCACCATCTGTGCTTGCCCATGCAGAGCATTTAGCTAATATTGTAAAGAATGGTATGCATGAAGTAGCTTTAGATAATCCTTTTCTTCTAAAGATAAAATTCTATGAGTCCTTAAAGCAAATCCCTCCAGGAGGAACGCTTGTTTTTGAAGCTAATAAAAAGGTTACAGGCAAGCTTCTAGGAAAGGATTTGGATTTTGGTGACTCAGGAATTGAAATTACCGATCCCATTATCTCGGTCGATCCTGAATCAGATAAGATTTGGATTGTTAAAAGCGAGACAAAAAAATATAGAATACGCTATGATAAGCTAACGCCTTTTAAGGATCTTAAAAAAATCCAATGA
- a CDS encoding DUF3037 domain-containing protein translates to MKTFEYQIIRYLHDRTTGEFVNVGVILYEPESRFLDTKILSRFSRISSFFEEFNGYFLLSTLKHFQKAIRSVNLDLIFFNSSNFKQASNKFGLTEITNKILIPDDSALYVSESKKALDLDPQKALDDLYDRLVDKYTADPHKEIHTDAYAWNKVYKTHFDKLGITARLKDHTVKTDNDKITFDKAWKNGVWNCYQSLSFDLKKDDAIKNKVYKWSGIIKELESSKEKINLYFLTTSPKTNEQLSSFIKDTLSQSDDDIKVTIITENEAEQFARKVKLAIEKTY, encoded by the coding sequence ATGAAAACATTTGAGTATCAAATTATAAGATATCTTCATGATCGGACAACAGGAGAATTTGTTAATGTTGGCGTCATATTATATGAACCGGAAAGTCGTTTCCTAGATACTAAGATACTGTCTAGGTTTAGCCGAATTTCCAGCTTTTTTGAAGAATTTAATGGCTATTTTTTGCTTAGCACGTTAAAACATTTTCAAAAAGCAATACGATCTGTCAATCTAGATCTAATATTTTTTAATTCTAGTAATTTCAAGCAGGCGTCAAATAAGTTTGGCTTAACTGAGATTACCAATAAAATTTTGATTCCTGATGACAGCGCATTATATGTTTCTGAATCAAAAAAGGCGCTGGACCTCGATCCACAAAAAGCTCTTGATGATTTATATGATCGCTTAGTTGACAAATATACAGCAGACCCTCATAAAGAGATTCATACCGATGCTTACGCTTGGAATAAAGTTTACAAAACTCATTTTGATAAATTAGGAATTACAGCAAGACTTAAAGATCATACGGTTAAAACCGACAATGATAAAATTACATTTGACAAAGCGTGGAAAAACGGAGTTTGGAACTGCTATCAAAGCCTATCGTTTGATCTAAAAAAAGATGATGCTATCAAAAACAAAGTCTACAAGTGGTCTGGAATAATTAAAGAACTTGAGTCTTCTAAAGAAAAAATAAATCTTTATTTTCTGACAACATCTCCAAAAACGAACGAGCAATTAAGCTCTTTTATTAAAGACACTCTTTCTCAAAGCGATGATGATATTAAAGTTACCATTATTACAGAGAATGAAGCAGAGCAGTTTGCTAGAAAAGTCAAGTTAGCAATAGAGAAAACTTATTAA
- a CDS encoding HipA family kinase: MLKLSHPDYFLPTVEAVAAGNILRTGTTLPQIVTGICMQTGTKSDYVVKFITSPRMSPEASARELIAALMARELDFIVPEPVLIHISDAFVETMRGDENFHIASNSLGFNFGNEYKTGYFPVLKDQQINSELESKLIDLYAFDIMISNADRRLEKPNFLTNGDEILIFDHELAFGFTLEIPFLRNPEPWTIREQDLTWIRDNFCFVRIKGKQFDFSKFQEKLKFIDDSFWNKIETILPADWLTAQAGDIKIYISQLISNADLFANELNRILL, from the coding sequence GTGCTTAAACTATCACATCCAGATTATTTTTTACCTACCGTTGAAGCTGTTGCTGCTGGAAATATTTTGCGGACTGGTACCACACTTCCACAAATTGTGACAGGTATCTGTATGCAAACTGGAACAAAATCAGATTACGTTGTAAAATTTATTACATCCCCCCGGATGTCTCCCGAAGCAAGTGCAAGGGAACTTATCGCTGCGCTTATGGCGCGTGAACTTGATTTCATTGTTCCTGAACCAGTACTTATACATATCTCTGATGCTTTTGTCGAAACAATGCGAGGCGATGAAAACTTTCATATTGCATCAAATAGCTTGGGCTTTAATTTTGGAAACGAATACAAAACAGGGTATTTTCCCGTTTTAAAAGATCAACAAATTAATTCTGAATTAGAATCAAAATTAATAGATCTATATGCTTTCGACATTATGATTAGCAATGCAGATCGTCGATTAGAAAAGCCCAATTTTTTGACCAATGGAGATGAAATTTTAATATTTGATCATGAACTAGCGTTTGGATTTACTTTGGAGATTCCTTTTTTAAGAAATCCAGAACCTTGGACGATTAGAGAACAGGATTTAACTTGGATAAGAGATAATTTTTGCTTTGTCAGAATTAAAGGTAAACAGTTTGATTTTTCAAAATTCCAAGAAAAATTAAAATTCATAGACGACTCTTTCTGGAACAAAATTGAAACCATTCTACCTGCCGACTGGTTAACTGCCCAAGCTGGTGATATAAAAATTTATATAAGTCAACTAATTTCAAATGCGGATTTGTTTGCGAATGAGCTAAATCGGATACTATTATGA
- the prfA gene encoding peptide chain release factor 1, translating into MLDKLEAIRDRWQTVENELSSPDAMADMKRFAQLNKEYKDLGVIVDQYKIYANIMSNIDANKEILATEKDEDFREMAKMELDELIAQREEKEEEIRLMLIPKDPEDARPAIVEIRGGTGGDEAALFAGDLYRMYMRYCERMGWRTELVDYTEGTSGGYKEIVFNVNAEDAYGTLKYESGVHRVQRVPDTETQGRVHTSAASVVVLPEADEFDIDLKVSDIRKDLFCASGPGGQSVNTTYSAVRLTHIPTGIVAQCQDQKSQLKNYDKALQVLRSRIYEVELQKHLEVTSKKRKTMVSTGDRSAKVRTYNYPQGRVTEHRIGLTIYNLPNVMNGDLQEIMESLQFAENAEKLKEGTVA; encoded by the coding sequence ATGTTAGATAAATTAGAAGCGATCAGAGACCGCTGGCAAACCGTTGAAAACGAATTAAGCAGCCCGGATGCCATGGCTGACATGAAACGTTTTGCCCAGCTCAATAAAGAGTATAAAGATTTGGGTGTTATTGTAGATCAGTATAAGATTTACGCCAACATCATGAGCAATATAGACGCCAACAAAGAAATTTTAGCTACCGAAAAAGACGAAGACTTTCGTGAGATGGCTAAAATGGAACTAGACGAACTGATTGCCCAGCGCGAAGAGAAAGAAGAAGAAATCCGTTTGATGCTGATTCCGAAAGATCCGGAAGATGCGCGCCCTGCTATTGTGGAGATTCGCGGTGGTACCGGTGGCGACGAGGCCGCCCTTTTTGCCGGCGACTTGTACCGCATGTATATGCGTTATTGCGAGCGTATGGGCTGGCGTACTGAACTGGTGGATTACACCGAGGGTACCTCGGGCGGTTATAAAGAGATTGTGTTTAACGTAAACGCCGAAGATGCTTACGGTACCTTGAAATACGAATCGGGCGTACACCGGGTGCAGCGCGTGCCCGATACCGAAACCCAGGGCCGTGTACATACCTCGGCCGCATCGGTAGTGGTATTGCCCGAGGCTGATGAGTTTGATATTGATTTAAAAGTGAGCGATATCCGTAAGGATTTGTTCTGTGCTTCGGGCCCGGGCGGACAGTCGGTAAACACCACGTATTCGGCCGTGCGTTTAACGCACATCCCTACCGGTATTGTGGCCCAGTGCCAGGACCAGAAATCGCAGCTCAAAAACTACGACAAGGCTTTACAGGTATTACGTTCGCGTATTTATGAGGTAGAATTGCAGAAACACCTGGAGGTAACCTCTAAAAAACGTAAAACCATGGTATCTACCGGCGACCGGTCGGCCAAGGTGCGTACCTATAATTATCCGCAGGGCCGGGTTACCGAGCACCGCATTGGTTTAACCATTTACAACCTGCCCAACGTAATGAACGGTGATTTACAGGAGATTATGGAATCGCTGCAGTTTGCCGAAAACGCCGAGAAACTGAAAGAAGGCACGGTAGCTTAA
- a CDS encoding ferritin-like domain-containing protein has product METLPQEETLRENMARRSFLRYAGIGVAAGTIAMASACKKDKNNNSSNVIDIGSGDVGILNYAYALEQLEAAFYVRVAASPYANITATETALLTDIRDHEVAHREFFKAALGGNAIMGLTVDFTAINFADRTSVLNTAKAFEDLGVAAYNGAGYLIKDAGYLTLAGKIVSVEARHAAYIRNLISPGSYADNTVVDNNGLDKVMPIAQVLPTANMFLSTKVSANNYGYNI; this is encoded by the coding sequence ATGGAAACATTACCACAAGAAGAAACCCTTCGTGAAAATATGGCCCGCCGGTCTTTTTTACGCTATGCCGGTATTGGGGTTGCCGCTGGTACCATCGCCATGGCCAGTGCATGTAAAAAAGACAAAAACAACAATTCATCAAACGTTATCGATATCGGTTCGGGCGATGTAGGCATCCTGAACTATGCCTATGCGCTGGAGCAGTTAGAAGCTGCGTTTTATGTACGTGTAGCTGCTTCTCCTTATGCTAACATCACCGCTACCGAGACTGCGCTGTTAACCGACATCCGCGACCACGAAGTAGCCCACCGCGAGTTTTTTAAAGCTGCCTTAGGTGGTAATGCCATCATGGGTTTAACCGTAGATTTTACCGCCATCAACTTTGCCGATCGTACCAGCGTATTAAACACTGCTAAAGCTTTCGAAGATTTAGGTGTTGCTGCTTACAACGGTGCAGGTTATTTAATTAAAGATGCTGGTTACTTAACATTGGCCGGTAAAATTGTATCGGTAGAGGCCCGTCACGCGGCTTACATCCGTAACCTGATCAGCCCTGGTAGCTATGCAGATAATACTGTGGTAGACAATAACGGTTTGGATAAAGTAATGCCGATTGCCCAGGTTTTGCCAACAGCTAACATGTTCTTGAGTACCAAGGTGAGTGCTAACAATTATGGTTACAACATTTAA
- a CDS encoding ferritin-like domain-containing protein, with protein MNFFNIISEIEKVDPEFQDRVSPRRAAIKNITSFGSKVAVAALPFAVSVLFKKAYGQTATVGVNDVLNYALKLEYLEAAFYNQGVAATALNIPAADKAYLTTAQGHENQHVAFLQGILGSAAVKPAASYDFTAKGTFPTVFTNYDTFLAVAQALEDTGVRAYKGQAPNLLGNQTVLSAALAIHSVEARHASAVRQIRRSRGVNIKPWISGSASMANDTGISAVDGNYAGENNVMQGGLDVTKLPAVSGTTSITAAIESFDEPLTMAQVVALVAPFGVS; from the coding sequence ATGAATTTTTTCAATATCATATCAGAAATAGAAAAAGTAGATCCGGAATTTCAGGACAGAGTAAGTCCGCGCCGTGCTGCTATTAAAAATATTACCAGCTTTGGTTCGAAAGTAGCCGTAGCCGCTTTACCATTCGCTGTTAGCGTGTTGTTTAAAAAAGCGTATGGCCAAACTGCAACTGTAGGTGTTAACGATGTATTAAACTACGCGTTAAAACTGGAGTACCTGGAAGCTGCCTTTTACAACCAGGGCGTTGCCGCAACTGCTTTAAACATCCCTGCGGCCGATAAAGCATACCTGACTACAGCACAGGGCCACGAAAACCAACACGTTGCATTTTTACAAGGGATTTTGGGTTCGGCTGCGGTAAAACCCGCTGCATCTTACGATTTTACTGCTAAAGGTACTTTTCCGACGGTATTTACCAATTACGATACCTTCCTGGCGGTTGCTCAGGCTTTAGAAGATACCGGTGTGCGTGCTTACAAAGGACAGGCGCCTAACCTGTTAGGTAATCAAACCGTATTATCTGCTGCATTGGCTATCCACTCGGTTGAGGCCCGTCATGCTTCGGCCGTTCGCCAAATCCGCAGATCAAGAGGTGTTAATATTAAACCTTGGATTTCGGGTAGCGCTTCAATGGCTAATGATACCGGTATTTCTGCCGTAGACGGTAACTACGCCGGCGAAAATAACGTGATGCAAGGTGGCCTGGATGTTACCAAACTGCCAGCAGTAAGTGGTACTACATCTATCACTGCCGCTATTGAAAGCTTTGACGAGCCGTTAACTATGGCTCAGGTAGTAGCGCTGGTTGCACCTTTTGGTGTATCATAG